DNA sequence from the Oncorhynchus clarkii lewisi isolate Uvic-CL-2024 chromosome 24, UVic_Ocla_1.0, whole genome shotgun sequence genome:
gtgcgtgcgtttaCCTGTTGTACATCCGAATATGGCACCAGATCACTAGCGAGCACTTGGTGTGGCTGGCTggtgagggaagggagagggaggggcttCTTCTGAGACAGACTGTTACTCAACAAGGCCAGTTTTACACTGAAACACACAATAAAGACAGGTTACTACTGAAACACATGGCCGGTCAAAACCCACTCCAAAACACAGACACATTAAGCAACTACCTCCACACACCAACCTGTATTGCCGAGCTTTATCCATATACTCATGCTGCTCCATGCCTTGAGAGTCCGCAGCCGAGACATCAATGATATTcctgagaaacagagacaaaggtAATCAGCAGAATTAAATCCCAAATGGATAAATCCACGAtgagggaggagaagaaacaTGTGTGTGTCTTACAGGGCTGTCTTGAAAAGGATGGATGTGAGTAAGGCCTGTTCGTCTGTGCGGGCTGAGGGTACACTGCCGGAGCTCCATTCTGTACTGTTGAGGGGCTTGCTGTCTGGGTTCGGGTGGGGGATCAGCGGCTTATACACGTCAGGGTCCTGAGGCACAACATACGCATCACACTCACAAACTATCACAACATCCTCCATCATGGCTGTTAAGGTACCCAGATTGACATTGCTTATTGTTAAAATGAGCATGA
Encoded proteins:
- the LOC139382742 gene encoding ragulator complex protein LAMTOR1-like isoform X2, with translation MGLHTERTVEDPDVYKPLIPHPNPDSKPLNSTEWSSGSVPSARTDEQALLTSILFKTALNIIDVSAADSQGMEQHEYMDKARQYSVKLALLSNSLSQKKPLPLPSLTSQPHQVLASDLVPYSDVQQVSKIAAYAYSAISQIKVDAKEELVVQFAIP
- the LOC139382742 gene encoding ragulator complex protein LAMTOR1-like isoform X1, which codes for MGCCYSRENENTEQDPDVYKPLIPHPNPDSKPLNSTEWSSGSVPSARTDEQALLTSILFKTALNIIDVSAADSQGMEQHEYMDKARQYSVKLALLSNSLSQKKPLPLPSLTSQPHQVLASDLVPYSDVQQVSKIAAYAYSAISQIKVDAKEELVVQFAIP